Part of the Vagococcus jeotgali genome, GTGTGGGTCTAGAAAAAAGCTTTAAGGAAGGAGGACATTAATATGCCTACAATTAATCAGTTAGTACGTAAATCTCGTAAATCAAAAGTAACTAAATCTGACTCTCCTGCTTTAGGAAAGAGTTATAATAGTCTCAAAAAATCTTTAACAGACGTGAACTCTCCACAAAAACGTGGTGTTTGTACACGTGTGGGTACAATGACACCTAAAAAACCTAACTCTGCGTTACGTAAATATGCTCGTGTGCGTTTGTCAAACTTAATTGAAGTGACAGCTTACATTCCAGGTATTGGACATAACTTACAAGAACATAGTGTGGTTTTAATCCGTGGAGGTCGTGTGAAAGATTTACCTGGTGTGCGTTACCATATCGTTCGTGGTGCTTTAGATACAGCTGGTGTTACAGACCGTAAACAAAGCCGTTCTAAATACGGAACTAAAAAACCTAAAAACTAATTTAAATATTAGATTATGAGACTTAAAAAAACATTTTTGGAAGGAGGAGTTACACATGCCTAGAAAAGGTCCTGTTGCAAAACGTGATGTATTACCAGATCCGATTTATAACTCAAAATTAGTGACTCGTTTAATTAACCGCGTAATGGTTGATGGCAAGCGTGGTGTTGCTTCTAGCATTATTTATGATGCTTTTGATATTATTAAAGAATCTACAGGAAATGATCCATTGGAAGTTTTTGAACTTGCTATGGAAAACGTAATGCCTGTACTTGAAGTAAAAGCTCGTCGTGTTGGTGGTTCTAACTACCAAGTACCCGTTGAAGTACGTCCAGAGCGTCGTTCAACATTAGGTTTACGTTGGTTAGTGAACTACTCACGTTTACGTGGAGAGCACACTATGGAACAACGTTTAGCTA contains:
- the rpsL gene encoding 30S ribosomal protein S12, encoding MPTINQLVRKSRKSKVTKSDSPALGKSYNSLKKSLTDVNSPQKRGVCTRVGTMTPKKPNSALRKYARVRLSNLIEVTAYIPGIGHNLQEHSVVLIRGGRVKDLPGVRYHIVRGALDTAGVTDRKQSRSKYGTKKPKN
- the rpsG gene encoding 30S ribosomal protein S7, giving the protein MPRKGPVAKRDVLPDPIYNSKLVTRLINRVMVDGKRGVASSIIYDAFDIIKESTGNDPLEVFELAMENVMPVLEVKARRVGGSNYQVPVEVRPERRSTLGLRWLVNYSRLRGEHTMEQRLAKEIMDAANNTGSSVKKREDVHKMAEANRAFAHYRW